From Kitasatospora sp. MAP12-44:
TCGAGCAGGACCCGGAGAGCGGCAAGTACCAGCTCGGCGCCGAGCTGCTGCGGCTGGGCCAGAGCTACCTGGACGTCCACGAGCTGCGCGCCCGCGCCCTGGTCTGGGCCGACGACCTGGCCCGGGCCAGCGGTGAGACCGTCTACCTCGGCGTGCTGCACCAGCGCGGCGTGCTGATCGTGCACCACGTCTTCCGCCCCGACGACACCCGCCAGGTGCTGGAGGTCGGCAGCATGCACCCGCTGCACAGCACCGCGCTGGGCAAGGTGCTGCTGGCCTACGACCCGGTGGCCCGCGGCGAGTTGGGCGAGGGCCCGCTGGAGGCGTACACCCCGCGCACGCTGACCGATCTGGGTGACATCGATGCCGAGTGCGCGCTGATCCGCGAGCGCGGCTGGGCGGACGCGATCGAGGAGACCTGGGAGGGTGTGGCCTCGATCGGCGCGCTGATCCAGGACCGCCGGCGCAACCCGGTCGGCGCGGTCTGCATCAGCGGTGCGGTCGAGCGGGTCTGCGAGGACGGCTTCGTCCGCCCGCAGCTGGTGGCCTCGGTGCGCAGCGCCGCGCGGGCGATCTCCCGCGACCTGGGCGCCGGGCGGTTCTGAGACCCTGCGAAGCACTGTGGACGGCCGGGCGGCACTGCTGCCCGGCCGTCCGTGTTTTGCCCGCTATCAGGCTGGTTTGGGCAGGTAATTCCCACTCGTCGGCATCCTCCGCCGAGAGGGCCTGGTCACAGGGCGGTCACCGGCCTTGACGTGGGGGCCCATACCAGGGAAAGCTTCCGCATAGCGGTCGACAATGTCGAACGGTGGCCGCGGAGACCTCACCCCACGGAAGGTCCTCCGCCCGCCGGTCGCCACCCCCAACCGCAGGGACCCCTCCCAGGGACGGGACGCCCGCCCCGCCACGGTTCTCCCCCACCGTGGCGATCCCCCACCCGCCTGCCACGGGCTCGACCCACAAGGCATCGGCCATACGGACAAAGGAGTCTTTGTGTCCGCCTTCTCGAACGGCGACATCTTCGTCGGCGAAACGCTCGGCACCGCCGCGCTGATACTCCTCGGCGGGGGCGTCTGCGCCGCCGTCACGCTCAAGAAGTCCAAGGCCCAGAACGCCGGCTGGCTGGCGATCACCTTCGGCTGGGGCTTCGCGGTCATGATCGCCGCCTACATGGTCGCGACGAAGTCGGGTGCCCACCTCAACCCGGCCGTCACGCTGGCCCTCGCCGTCAAGAGCGGCGACTGGAGCCAGGTCCCGCTCTACCTCGGCTCCCAGCTGCTCGGCGC
This genomic window contains:
- a CDS encoding IclR family transcriptional regulator — its product is MPGPIQSLSRAAAIMRLLAGGERRLGLSEVATSLDLAKGTAHGILRTLQMEGFVEQDPESGKYQLGAELLRLGQSYLDVHELRARALVWADDLARASGETVYLGVLHQRGVLIVHHVFRPDDTRQVLEVGSMHPLHSTALGKVLLAYDPVARGELGEGPLEAYTPRTLTDLGDIDAECALIRERGWADAIEETWEGVASIGALIQDRRRNPVGAVCISGAVERVCEDGFVRPQLVASVRSAARAISRDLGAGRF